A single window of Chloroflexota bacterium DNA harbors:
- a CDS encoding dihydroorotate dehydrogenase electron transfer subunit, which yields MKAQQETARVVRNVRITERLWWCTYESPGIAATARAGQFAHALCGDPGSYDPMLRRPLSFSRVESEQGRIAFLIDVVGRGTDWLVRQDPGTEIDLLGPLGTWFEWQPNAERALFVGGGIGLAPLLVMADRAAANGVESTMLCGARDAAGITPADWIPESTTYLTATDDGSQGHAGVITDLVPDWWDWSQQVFVCGPTPMLEAMSRLGARFGLERGQRPVFASLEARMGCAVGVCYSCVVRTTHGVKRVCRDGPVFRQDTLSWEWTHD from the coding sequence GTGAAGGCGCAGCAGGAGACGGCGCGGGTCGTCCGCAACGTGCGCATCACCGAGCGCCTGTGGTGGTGCACCTACGAGTCGCCGGGCATTGCGGCGACCGCCCGCGCCGGACAGTTTGCCCACGCCCTGTGCGGCGATCCCGGCAGCTACGACCCCATGCTGCGGCGACCGTTGAGCTTCAGCCGCGTGGAGTCCGAGCAGGGCCGAATCGCCTTTCTGATCGATGTCGTGGGTCGCGGCACCGACTGGCTCGTGCGGCAAGATCCGGGAACGGAAATCGACTTGCTCGGCCCGCTCGGAACGTGGTTCGAGTGGCAGCCGAACGCCGAGCGGGCGCTCTTCGTCGGCGGGGGGATCGGACTGGCGCCGCTGCTGGTAATGGCAGACCGCGCGGCGGCAAACGGCGTCGAATCCACCATGTTGTGCGGCGCGCGGGATGCCGCGGGTATCACTCCCGCGGACTGGATTCCGGAGTCGACGACCTATCTCACTGCGACGGACGACGGCTCGCAGGGCCATGCGGGCGTCATCACGGACCTAGTTCCCGATTGGTGGGACTGGTCCCAGCAAGTGTTCGTGTGCGGTCCCACGCCGATGCTCGAGGCAATGTCGCGGCTCGGCGCCAGATTCGGATTAGAGCGCGGTCAACGCCCGGTCTTCGCGTCGCTTGAGGCGCGCATGGGCTGCGCCGTTGGGGTGTGTTACTCCTGCGTGGTCCGCACCACGCATGGCGTCAAGCGCGTATGTAGGGACGGACCAGTCTTTCGGCAAGACACGCTCTCGTGGGAATGGACCCACGATTAG
- a CDS encoding aspartate carbamoyltransferase catalytic subunit: MQRKHLLDVSDFTRDEFVEVLDTAERMHAVLERPIRRVPTLRGTTIANVFYEPSTRTRVSFELAGKNLSADVVNIAASGSSVEKGESLIDTFQTIQALGADIVVVRHSRAGAPELASRHLDCGVINAGDGTRGHPTQALLDLYTVRRRLGDVEGRKIVIVGDILHSRVARSGIWAFARMGAQVVLSGPPSLLPDTMAALTNGAGEVRIEHDLDAAIEGADVVMALRVQRERMQAGLLPDLREYARRWSVNPARLERAQRHALVMHPGPMNQGIEISPAVAYSEQSVIEEQVANGVAVRMAVLYLLLTGDGRR; this comes from the coding sequence CTGCAACGTAAGCATCTATTGGACGTGAGCGACTTCACCCGCGACGAGTTCGTGGAAGTCCTGGATACCGCCGAGCGAATGCACGCGGTGCTGGAGCGCCCCATCCGGCGCGTGCCGACGCTGCGCGGCACCACGATCGCCAACGTCTTTTACGAGCCCAGCACGCGCACCCGCGTCTCGTTTGAGCTGGCGGGCAAGAACCTGAGTGCGGACGTCGTCAACATCGCCGCCTCGGGCAGCAGCGTCGAGAAGGGCGAGTCGTTGATCGACACGTTCCAGACCATTCAGGCGCTTGGCGCGGACATCGTGGTCGTGCGCCACTCACGCGCGGGTGCACCCGAGTTGGCCTCACGCCACCTTGACTGCGGCGTGATCAACGCCGGCGACGGCACCCGCGGTCACCCCACCCAAGCGCTGCTGGACCTCTACACCGTGCGGCGTCGGCTGGGCGACGTGGAGGGCCGCAAGATCGTCATCGTGGGCGACATCCTGCACAGCCGCGTGGCGCGATCCGGAATCTGGGCCTTCGCGCGCATGGGAGCGCAGGTGGTCCTGAGTGGGCCGCCATCCCTGCTGCCCGACACCATGGCGGCCCTCACCAACGGCGCCGGCGAAGTGCGCATCGAGCACGACCTGGACGCTGCCATCGAGGGCGCCGACGTGGTCATGGCCCTGCGCGTGCAGCGCGAGCGCATGCAGGCGGGCCTGCTGCCGGACCTGCGCGAATACGCTCGCCGCTGGTCGGTCAATCCCGCGCGACTCGAGCGCGCCCAGCGCCACGCGCTGGTGATGCATCCCGGACCAATGAACCAGGGCATAGAAATCTCGCCGGCCGTGGCCTACAGCGAGCAGTCCGTCATCGAAGAGCAGGTGGCCAACGGCGTGGCGGTGCGCATGGCGGTGCTCTATCTCTTGCTCACCGGAGACGGGCGACGATGA
- the carB gene encoding carbamoyl-phosphate synthase large subunit: protein MADLDSVLVIGSGPIVIGQAAEFDYAGTQACKALREEGVRSILVNSNPATIMTDEGIADRVYIEPITREVLARVIEQERPQGLLASMGGQTGLNMAVELGEAGILDASDVRVLGTPLEGIQDAEDRERFRALMERIGEPVPESRTVTSLPEAWDFARSCGFPLVVRPAYTLGGTGGGFARHEDEFEAVVNGGLQASPIGQVLVERSLAGWKEIEYEVMRDGADNCITVCNMENFDPMGVHTGDSIVFAPSQTLSDKEYQMLRSAALRIIRALRVEGGCNVQFALDPKSFNYAVIEVNPRVSRSSALASKATGYPIARIAAKIALGRRLDELPNPITQRTCAAFEPALDYVVTKIPRWPFDKFEHADRRLGTQMKATGEVMAIERTIEACLNKAVRGLEIGGRTLLWEDPAWADDDEAIWWRIDHGHDERLWAIMAALRRGAEPAEVARRSRIDIFFVDKMAAIHAMERRLLNEPLTADLLWDAKRMGFSDEMIAALADELPQRVRERRESYGITPVYKMVDTCAAEFDAVTPYYWSTYEHENEARPEADSPAVVIGSGPIRIGQGIEFDYCSVHAAWALQAAGRASVMINSNPETVSTDFDSSTRLYFEALDVESVADVLANEGRRNGMPPAIAQFGGQTAINLAEPLYTLGHEIAGGGPGSIDEAEDRAKFDRFLERLGLLRPPGATVTRMQDAVTVAEQLGYPVLVRPSYVLGGRAMEIVDDRQELERYIREVTQPSPERPVLVDKYLEGRELEVDAICDGVHTLIPGIMEHIERAGVHSGDSFAVYPPVTASAATQAAILEATQRICAGLGARGLVNVQYVEYDGDVYVLEVNPRSSRTVPFLSKATGIPMVRLAMQTLFGASLAELGWAPGLAPVPPLVAVKAPVFSMAKLSGVDTYLGPEMKSTGEVMGVDRAFPPALLKAMIAAGNALPPEGDVLLSIADRDKPGAVDIIRRLDQLGYGLVATEGTARFIRDLGLRARTVAKMRAGTPNVEQFIRSGSSVLVVNTLTGRRQALQDGHYMRRAAAETRTPCLTTLETVRSLLDALGTTRGSYDVRTIDEYRGAAPASA from the coding sequence GTGGCTGATCTCGACAGCGTGCTGGTGATCGGCTCGGGGCCGATCGTGATTGGCCAGGCGGCGGAGTTCGACTACGCCGGGACGCAGGCCTGCAAGGCGCTGCGCGAAGAAGGCGTGCGCTCGATCCTGGTCAACTCCAACCCCGCCACGATCATGACGGACGAAGGCATCGCCGACCGCGTCTACATCGAGCCCATCACGCGCGAAGTGCTCGCGCGAGTCATCGAGCAGGAACGCCCGCAGGGGCTGCTGGCGTCCATGGGCGGACAAACCGGCCTCAACATGGCGGTGGAGCTTGGCGAGGCGGGCATTTTGGACGCCTCGGACGTGCGGGTGCTGGGCACGCCGCTGGAAGGCATCCAGGACGCGGAGGACCGGGAGCGATTTCGAGCGTTGATGGAGCGCATCGGCGAGCCCGTGCCCGAGAGTCGCACCGTGACCTCGCTGCCCGAAGCCTGGGACTTCGCGCGCTCGTGCGGCTTCCCGCTGGTGGTGCGCCCGGCCTACACCCTGGGCGGAACCGGCGGGGGATTCGCGCGGCATGAGGACGAGTTTGAGGCGGTGGTCAATGGCGGGCTCCAGGCGAGCCCGATCGGGCAAGTCCTCGTGGAGCGCTCGCTGGCCGGGTGGAAAGAGATCGAGTACGAGGTGATGCGCGACGGCGCCGACAACTGCATCACCGTCTGCAACATGGAGAACTTCGACCCGATGGGCGTGCACACGGGCGACTCCATCGTGTTCGCCCCCAGTCAAACCCTCAGCGACAAGGAGTACCAGATGCTCCGGTCCGCGGCGCTGCGCATCATTCGCGCGCTGCGCGTGGAGGGCGGGTGCAACGTCCAGTTCGCCCTCGATCCCAAGTCCTTCAACTACGCCGTGATCGAAGTGAATCCACGCGTGAGCCGGTCATCCGCGCTGGCCTCCAAGGCCACCGGCTATCCCATCGCGCGCATTGCCGCCAAGATCGCCCTGGGCCGGCGGCTCGACGAGTTGCCCAACCCCATCACCCAGCGGACCTGCGCCGCGTTCGAGCCCGCGCTCGACTATGTCGTGACCAAGATCCCGCGCTGGCCGTTCGACAAGTTTGAGCACGCCGACCGGCGCCTGGGCACCCAGATGAAGGCGACCGGCGAGGTGATGGCGATCGAGCGGACCATCGAGGCCTGCCTCAACAAGGCCGTTCGCGGGTTGGAGATCGGCGGCCGCACGCTGCTCTGGGAGGACCCGGCGTGGGCCGACGACGATGAGGCCATCTGGTGGCGCATCGACCATGGGCACGACGAGCGGCTGTGGGCCATCATGGCGGCCCTGCGGCGCGGGGCGGAGCCGGCGGAGGTCGCCCGGCGGTCGCGCATCGACATCTTCTTCGTTGACAAGATGGCCGCCATCCACGCCATGGAGCGCCGCCTGCTCAACGAACCGCTGACGGCCGACCTGCTGTGGGATGCCAAGCGGATGGGCTTTTCCGACGAGATGATCGCCGCGTTGGCCGACGAGCTGCCCCAGCGCGTGCGCGAACGGCGCGAGTCATACGGGATCACTCCGGTCTACAAGATGGTCGATACGTGCGCGGCGGAATTCGACGCCGTCACGCCCTACTACTGGAGCACCTACGAGCACGAAAACGAGGCCCGGCCCGAAGCCGACTCGCCGGCGGTGGTGATCGGCAGCGGACCGATTCGCATCGGGCAGGGCATCGAGTTCGACTACTGCTCCGTCCACGCGGCGTGGGCCCTGCAAGCGGCGGGGCGCGCCAGCGTGATGATCAACTCGAACCCGGAGACCGTGAGCACCGACTTCGACTCGTCCACGCGGCTGTATTTCGAGGCGCTGGACGTGGAGAGCGTGGCCGACGTGCTGGCGAACGAGGGCCGGCGCAACGGGATGCCTCCCGCCATCGCGCAGTTTGGCGGCCAGACGGCGATCAACCTCGCCGAGCCGCTCTACACGCTGGGCCATGAGATCGCGGGCGGCGGTCCGGGCAGCATCGACGAGGCCGAGGATCGGGCCAAGTTCGACCGGTTCCTCGAACGGCTTGGGCTGTTGCGTCCGCCGGGGGCCACGGTGACCCGCATGCAGGACGCGGTGACCGTGGCGGAGCAGCTGGGGTATCCGGTGCTCGTGCGGCCGTCCTACGTCTTGGGCGGGCGCGCCATGGAGATCGTCGACGACCGGCAGGAGCTCGAACGCTATATCCGTGAGGTCACTCAGCCCTCGCCCGAACGCCCGGTGCTGGTCGACAAATACCTCGAAGGCCGGGAGCTCGAAGTCGACGCGATCTGCGACGGCGTCCACACGCTGATTCCCGGCATCATGGAGCACATCGAGCGGGCCGGCGTTCATTCCGGCGACAGCTTTGCCGTGTACCCGCCGGTCACGGCGTCGGCGGCGACGCAGGCGGCCATTCTGGAAGCCACGCAGCGCATCTGCGCCGGCCTCGGCGCGCGCGGGCTCGTCAACGTGCAGTACGTGGAGTACGACGGCGACGTCTACGTGCTGGAGGTGAACCCGCGGTCCAGCCGCACGGTGCCGTTCTTGAGCAAGGCCACCGGAATTCCGATGGTGCGCCTGGCCATGCAGACGCTGTTCGGCGCCTCGCTGGCCGAGCTTGGCTGGGCGCCGGGTCTGGCGCCGGTGCCCCCGTTGGTCGCCGTCAAGGCTCCCGTGTTCTCGATGGCCAAGCTCTCGGGCGTGGATACCTATTTGGGCCCGGAGATGAAGAGCACGGGCGAAGTGATGGGCGTGGATCGCGCGTTTCCGCCCGCTCTGCTCAAGGCCATGATCGCGGCGGGCAACGCGCTGCCGCCCGAGGGCGACGTGCTGCTCTCGATCGCCGACCGCGACAAGCCCGGGGCCGTCGACATCATCCGACGCCTGGATCAGCTGGGATACGGGCTCGTCGCCACGGAAGGCACAGCGCGCTTCATTCGCGACCTTGGGCTCCGCGCTCGCACGGTGGCCAAAATGCGGGCCGGCACCCCAAACGTGGAGCAGTTCATCCGCTCGGGCAGCAGCGTGCTGGTGGTCAACACGCTGACGGGCCGCCGCCAGGCGCTGCAGGACGGTCACTACATGCGTCGGGCCGCCGCGGAGACGCGCACTCCCTGCTTGACCACGCTGGAGACGGTCCGCTCGCTGCTGGACGCGCTCGGCACCACGCGCGGATCGTATGACGTGCGCACAATCGACGAATACCGCGGCGCGGCGCCGGCCTCGGCGTGA
- the pyrR gene encoding bifunctional pyr operon transcriptional regulator/uracil phosphoribosyltransferase PyrR encodes MSAADIGRAMSRIAHEIIERNRGAASLVLVGIPRPGPVLAERLAGLIETIEGRQVPTGAVDTAMHRDDLDRRSIGPPVRPSNIPVDVTDRTVVLVDDVLYTGRTLRAALDALNDFGRPRAIQFAVIVDRGHRELPVRADFVGKNLPTADDERVTVRLEELDGEDAVHIERVTQEATPAT; translated from the coding sequence ATGTCCGCGGCCGACATTGGCCGCGCGATGTCCCGCATTGCCCACGAAATCATCGAGCGCAACCGCGGCGCGGCATCGCTCGTCCTCGTCGGCATTCCACGGCCCGGACCTGTGCTTGCCGAGCGACTGGCCGGCCTGATCGAGACGATCGAGGGCCGGCAGGTGCCGACCGGCGCCGTGGACACCGCGATGCACCGCGACGACCTGGACCGCCGGTCCATCGGCCCGCCGGTGCGTCCCAGCAATATCCCGGTCGACGTGACCGATCGCACCGTGGTCCTGGTGGACGACGTGCTGTACACCGGCCGCACGTTGCGCGCCGCGCTGGACGCGCTGAACGACTTTGGCCGGCCGCGCGCGATTCAGTTCGCCGTCATCGTCGACCGCGGCCATCGCGAGTTGCCGGTCCGCGCCGATTTCGTCGGCAAGAACCTCCCCACCGCGGACGACGAGCGGGTGACCGTGCGACTGGAGGAACTCGACGGTGAAGACGCCGTGCACATCGAGCGCGTGACGCAGGAGGCCACTCCTGCAACGTAA
- the carA gene encoding glutamine-hydrolyzing carbamoyl-phosphate synthase small subunit yields MQAEPAALALATGDVFFGYGFGSREPAEGEVVFNTSMTGYQEITTDASYRGQIVTLTYPLINNYGVNADDVESRRPWIAGLVVRELAPTSSNWRAAGGLGAFLDEHGIAGIMGIDTRALVRVIRRTGPAPSRLVRAPRDVARGATTLHWLRGAHPGAAAWAESEVERAQDLPPYDDQPFVAEVTVPEPFTATSAPWAPWPEPRRRDREPRIALLDIGVKTNIVRSLARRGARVHVLPYGSTPSDIDALQPDGVVVGNGPGDPVQADRAVETVRAMIGRYPLMGICLGHQVLGLAIGATTSRLPFGHRGANHPVQDLTDGRVHITSQNHGFQVDADSIPADSGFTVSHVNLNDGSVEGLSHERLPVFSIQYHPEASPGPQDNQYLFDRFLDAIEGVDGHAA; encoded by the coding sequence ATGCAGGCTGAGCCCGCCGCCCTCGCGCTCGCCACGGGCGACGTGTTCTTCGGCTACGGCTTCGGCAGCCGCGAGCCGGCCGAGGGCGAAGTGGTGTTCAACACCAGCATGACGGGCTATCAGGAAATCACGACCGACGCGTCGTACCGCGGGCAGATCGTGACCCTGACCTACCCGCTGATCAACAACTATGGCGTGAACGCCGACGACGTCGAGTCGCGCCGCCCGTGGATCGCCGGGCTCGTCGTGCGTGAGCTTGCGCCGACATCCAGCAACTGGCGCGCGGCCGGCGGATTGGGCGCGTTTCTGGACGAGCACGGAATCGCCGGGATCATGGGCATCGACACGCGAGCGTTGGTGCGTGTGATCCGCCGCACGGGACCGGCGCCGAGCCGGCTGGTTCGCGCTCCGCGCGATGTGGCCCGCGGCGCCACGACCCTCCACTGGCTGCGGGGAGCGCATCCGGGCGCCGCGGCCTGGGCCGAGAGCGAGGTCGAGCGGGCGCAGGACTTGCCGCCCTACGACGACCAGCCGTTTGTCGCCGAAGTCACCGTCCCCGAGCCGTTCACGGCCACCAGCGCGCCGTGGGCGCCCTGGCCGGAGCCCCGACGGCGCGACCGAGAACCGCGCATCGCCCTCCTGGACATTGGCGTCAAGACCAACATCGTGCGCTCGCTCGCCCGTCGGGGCGCGCGGGTGCACGTGCTGCCCTACGGCTCAACGCCGAGCGACATCGATGCCCTGCAGCCGGACGGAGTCGTGGTGGGCAACGGACCGGGCGATCCCGTTCAGGCCGACCGGGCCGTAGAAACCGTCCGCGCCATGATCGGTCGCTATCCCCTGATGGGCATTTGCCTGGGGCACCAGGTCCTGGGGCTGGCGATCGGGGCCACCACCAGCCGCCTGCCCTTCGGCCATCGCGGCGCCAACCACCCGGTGCAGGACCTCACGGATGGGCGGGTGCACATTACCTCGCAGAACCACGGCTTTCAGGTGGATGCGGACTCGATTCCCGCCGACAGCGGATTCACCGTGAGCCACGTCAACTTGAACGACGGCTCAGTCGAGGGTCTGAGCCACGAGCGCCTGCCCGTCTTTTCCATTCAATACCACCCCGAGGCCAGTCCAGGCCCCCAGGACAACCAATACCTCTTCGACCGGTTTCTCGACGCGATCGAGGGCGTGGACGGGCACGCGGCTTGA
- a CDS encoding dihydroorotase yields MAENTPLVIRGGRIIDPANGVDRIGDLLIDDGRLVSVGEVGAQLPLGAPRVIDATGRVVAPGFVDVHAHLRTPGFEYKEDIASGTAAAAAGGFTTVCAMPNTDPVLDSRSVIEGLQEQIERHAIVRVLPLAAITCGQNGRQLVEMVDLAEAGVVGFTDDGRPLADTALMRHAMEYARPLGLPVSNHCEDPALTAGTTMHEGVVSARLGLPGTPRQAEEIMLGRDLLLAELTGGRYHCLHVTSGGSVDLIRQAKARGANVTAEVTPHHLTLTCDLVAGRDDPVSAILPPYDGNTKVAPPLREQADTERLLEALRDGTIDCIATDHAPHAVHEKDIEYADATVGFSAFETALQSVLSLVHADQLDLVVAIRMLTSAPARVYGLPSGTLTPGAPADVVIFDPDEETVIDLSAFRSKGRNTPLAGLPMQGVVQQTIVSGSVVYDRAASAPELIHAG; encoded by the coding sequence ATGGCTGAGAACACGCCGCTGGTCATTCGCGGTGGACGGATCATCGATCCCGCGAATGGGGTCGATCGGATTGGCGACTTGCTCATCGACGATGGCCGGCTGGTGAGCGTCGGTGAGGTGGGCGCCCAGCTGCCGCTCGGCGCGCCCCGCGTGATCGATGCCACCGGCCGGGTGGTCGCGCCCGGATTCGTGGACGTGCATGCGCACCTGCGGACGCCGGGGTTCGAGTACAAGGAGGACATCGCCAGCGGTACCGCCGCCGCGGCGGCCGGCGGCTTCACCACGGTGTGCGCCATGCCCAATACCGATCCCGTGCTCGATTCGCGGAGCGTAATCGAAGGCTTGCAGGAGCAGATCGAGCGACACGCCATCGTGCGCGTGCTGCCGCTGGCGGCGATCACCTGCGGCCAAAACGGTCGCCAGCTGGTCGAGATGGTGGACCTGGCCGAGGCCGGCGTGGTCGGGTTCACCGACGACGGCCGCCCGCTGGCCGACACCGCGCTGATGCGGCACGCCATGGAATACGCGCGTCCGCTGGGTCTCCCTGTCTCCAACCACTGCGAGGACCCGGCCCTGACCGCCGGCACCACGATGCACGAGGGCGTGGTGAGCGCGCGGCTCGGGCTGCCGGGCACCCCGCGGCAGGCCGAGGAGATCATGCTCGGACGCGATCTGTTGCTCGCGGAGTTGACCGGCGGGCGCTACCACTGCCTGCACGTGACCTCCGGCGGTTCAGTCGACCTGATTCGTCAGGCCAAGGCGCGTGGGGCCAACGTGACCGCGGAAGTGACGCCGCATCACCTGACGTTGACCTGCGACCTGGTGGCCGGACGTGACGATCCGGTGAGCGCGATCCTGCCGCCCTACGACGGCAACACCAAGGTCGCGCCGCCGCTCCGCGAGCAGGCCGACACCGAGCGCCTGCTCGAAGCGCTGCGCGACGGCACCATCGACTGCATCGCCACCGATCATGCACCGCACGCGGTGCACGAAAAAGACATTGAATATGCCGACGCCACCGTCGGCTTCAGCGCTTTCGAGACGGCGCTGCAGAGCGTGCTGAGCCTCGTGCACGCCGACCAGCTGGACCTGGTCGTCGCCATTCGCATGCTCACCAGCGCGCCCGCCCGGGTCTACGGACTGCCCTCGGGAACGCTCACGCCCGGCGCCCCCGCCGACGTGGTGATCTTCGATCCCGACGAGGAGACCGTCATCGATCTGAGCGCCTTCCGCTCGAAGGGGCGCAACACGCCGCTCGCCGGCTTGCCCATGCAGGGCGTGGTGCAGCAGACGATCGTGAGCGGATCGGTGGTCTACGACCGTGCGGCCTCCGCTCCTGAGCTGATCCATGCAGGCTGA
- a CDS encoding adenylosuccinate synthase yields MSTIAVIGTQWGDEGKGKIVDRLSEHADLVIRFQGGNNAGHTIVNDYGTYALHLLPAGVFHAGTVNLLGPGTIVNPQALVDEMAEIGEATGISFDTFKIAERAHVVMPYHIALDAAEEQQRGELVQGTTLRGVGPTYADKAARSGVRVGDLLDANYLSTWLPSILEPKNRLLTEAYGLEPLDPSALVDEALAWGEALRPHVVDSLPLVAEALNQNRNIVLEGQLGVMRDLDWGHYPYVTSSSPSAAGACIGAGIPPKALDKVLGIAKAFTSSVGEGPFPTELIDSTGDRLRNVGAGEYGASTGRPRRCGWFDAVPIRTVGALSGVDALALTKIDALDGFEQLRVCEGYMVDGRRVDLAPDTHALGRARPIYRDVPGWMSSTEGVQDYDALPPNAQQYVRTIEEITGIPVAMVGTGQHRTAVATRDPAFSLAG; encoded by the coding sequence ATGAGCACCATCGCCGTGATCGGCACGCAATGGGGCGACGAAGGCAAGGGCAAGATCGTCGACCGTCTGTCGGAGCACGCCGACTTGGTCATCCGCTTCCAGGGCGGCAACAACGCCGGCCACACCATCGTCAACGACTACGGCACCTATGCGCTGCACCTGCTGCCGGCCGGCGTCTTTCACGCGGGCACGGTGAACCTGCTCGGGCCGGGAACGATCGTGAATCCGCAGGCGCTGGTCGACGAGATGGCGGAGATTGGAGAAGCCACCGGCATTTCGTTCGACACGTTCAAGATCGCCGAGCGCGCGCACGTAGTGATGCCCTATCACATCGCGCTCGATGCCGCCGAGGAGCAGCAGCGCGGCGAGCTGGTGCAGGGCACGACACTGCGCGGCGTCGGGCCAACCTACGCCGATAAAGCGGCTCGATCAGGCGTGCGCGTCGGCGACCTGCTCGACGCCAACTACTTGTCCACGTGGCTTCCGAGCATCCTGGAACCTAAGAACCGGCTACTGACCGAGGCCTACGGCCTGGAGCCCCTGGACCCGAGCGCGCTCGTTGATGAGGCCCTCGCCTGGGGCGAGGCGCTGCGCCCCCACGTGGTCGACTCGCTGCCGCTGGTAGCCGAGGCGCTGAACCAGAATCGCAACATCGTGCTCGAAGGCCAGCTGGGTGTGATGCGCGACCTGGATTGGGGTCACTATCCCTACGTCACGTCGTCGAGCCCATCGGCGGCGGGCGCCTGCATCGGCGCCGGGATTCCGCCCAAGGCGCTGGACAAAGTGCTCGGGATTGCGAAGGCGTTCACCTCCTCGGTCGGCGAGGGGCCGTTCCCCACGGAGCTCATCGACAGCACCGGCGACCGCTTGCGCAACGTGGGCGCCGGGGAATACGGCGCCTCGACCGGGCGTCCGCGGCGCTGCGGCTGGTTCGACGCGGTGCCCATCCGCACCGTGGGCGCGCTGAGCGGGGTCGACGCCCTGGCGCTGACCAAGATCGACGCGCTGGACGGATTCGAGCAGCTGCGCGTCTGCGAGGGCTACATGGTCGATGGCCGGCGCGTGGACCTGGCGCCCGATACGCACGCCCTGGGCCGTGCTCGCCCCATCTACCGGGACGTGCCCGGCTGGATGTCCTCCACCGAGGGCGTGCAGGACTACGACGCGCTGCCGCCAAACGCCCAGCAGTACGTCCGCACCATCGAGGAGATCACGGGCATTCCCGTGGCGATGGTCGGCACGGGCCAGCATCGGACGGCCGTGGCGACGCGGGACCCAGCGTTCAGCCTGGCAGGCTAA